The sequence GGCGGCCGCCTAATCTTGCCTAATGGGAGAGCCGGCCCTGAgaatactacagtcatgtccgcaaaaacactacagtgagaACTACCGTAAAGTCCGcaaaaatactacagtgaatactgtagtatacagACATGTCCACAAAAAACACTATAGTGAatactagtgctgagcgattaaaaaaaaaaaccgtTCAAATACTTATATTCCATTTAGTTAGTATTTTTTGTAAGCCCAACGCACTGTTTCTCGAGAGACATGAAATCATTTGCGAGAGAAATCAAATCTAGAACCTTGTGGGACGCTGGGCTAATGGCagttttcattaagcaaatattcaaaCCTAGTTCAGTGcagaaacgtggtaattaactacaatgaccataatccactgCGTCAGTTTTCTGTTTCGGACAGAGACCGATCAGAGAGGAAGTCGAagtgagaggtttcactctcgccaaaatctgtcaAAAATAAGGCCTTCGCGTTTCTATGGGATTActttgtcgcctgccttcccaccTTTGGGACAATGACTCCTATTGTTAGGGCGGAGGCATGAGCATCTCATCGTTATACAGATCTCTGGATGGATacacttttacgcctgctacgatACGTTAGATACACGCAAACTGCATAGATcgcatgagagaggaatgtacacaacagaaccacgagagggatagagacagtttgtgaaagtataacttatctactttgaagaacaaGTCATGATTTCATCAGACCGCTCTGAAGAATACTTAGGCAATCTAGCTAAATAGGGAGAATAACTGGTTGGCTGACTGCTACTgtctgagcagagatgagatgataactttaaggtaaaaaaatattgtcatcaaataaaaactaagtaatatacacaatttaaatattttattatttcatagtaaCTTCAAATTGTTCTATTGAGGTCtacccaatgtggacctgacaAAGACaatggaatatatatattttttgaatttCCTTTAAAAAGCTCTAAATCATTGTAATGTCAATATAAAAGTACCCAggtaagatggcgccgacagacatggaagctctgcttctagctcctaagcaactttgcagtattaaaaaaatatatatatattttttatttaacctttacttaattatgcaagtcatttaagaacaaattcttatttacaatgacgtcctaccccgaccaaacccagacgacgctgggtcagttgtgctctgccctatgggactcccaatcacggccggttgtgatacagcctggaatcgaaccaaggcctgtagtgacgcctctagcactgcgatgcagtgccttagaccgctgcctgtgttatttcttacattattagcccagaacgatttgtgtgttattacatacagccggaaataacttttggatatcagagcggtggtaactcaccagcattacgaccaggaatatgactttaccgaattggatcctttgttcgttcCCGCCAGGGCAATTCAACTCATCCCAGAggcttctagtccgactcaggaggcgtgcacaccatccactgcttccgagtatattacttgctaatgttcagtctctggacaataaagtagacgagctcagggtgaggatcttcttccagagagacatcagggactgtaacatactcacggaatcatggctctctagggatatactgtccccatccatgcagccagttgggttctcagtacatcgcgcagacaggaataaagaactctccgggaataagaaaggcggtggtgtatgtttcatgattaactactcatggtgtgattgtgacaACGTACAGAAATACGtacaagtccttttgttcatacgacctagaatacctcacaatcaaatgccgaccgagagaattatcttcggttatagtcacagctgtgtatattccccctcaagccgataccacagatagaacaatgagacagatatttcactgggCGTATAAATATGAAGCATCCGCTTGgagtttccactcactaccaaatatggaggtgagaggaagcccactggtgggcagtgggagaagatgtaGCGAGAGGGATTTTGGCCAATattctgcaaattttctcatcaatgaaacatttgctctcaatagttttttttgttcccaaaactatagtctgCAATggacagagtggactaagttttgtagactttaccctttgcaaaAGTTTTTAAAAATTGCGCTGTGtaggagtgcaaaggcgaattgagtccctgcacacgcgcacttcagaATAGGctttccctaacggaaatatgcagacGCATGCTAGAATGTGCCAATAGGGTCTCTCTAGTGCTTGCCTGGCTCTGCCCATCTCCTTGCTTGTTcagcccactatgactcattttgAATACAAACAgcgtagttattccctctgtaaggcaacCAAACAGCCAAAACGTCaggacagagacaaagtggagtcgcaattcaacagctcagacacaagacgtatgtggcaagatctacagacaatcacggattacaaaaagaaaaccagccacatcacggacaccgacgtcttgctcccggacaagctaaatacCTTATTCGCCCGCTTTGTGGATagcacagtgccaccgacgcggcccgctcccaagaggtgtgggctctcgttctccatggccgacgtgagtaggacgtttaagcgtgttaacccttgcaaggctatTGGCCTAGACGGCATCTCTAGCCGCTTCCtcaaagcatgtgcagaccagctggctggagtgtttacagacatattcaatctctccctatcctaaTCCCCAATTGCTTCAAGatgccaccattgttcctgtacccaagaaagcaaaagtcactgaactcaatgactatcgccccatatcactcacttctgtcgttatgaagtgctttgagaggctagttaaggatcatatcacctctaccttatctgataccctagacccactttaatttgcctaccgccccaaaaaacagacgatgcaatcgccatcacactgcacactgtcctatcccatctggacaagaaggaatacctatgtaaggatgctgttcattgactatagctcagccttcaacaccatagtacccatagtaccaagctcatcattaagatcggggccctgggtctgtgcaactgggtcctggacttcctgacggaccgcttCGCGGTGTTGaatgtaggaaacaacacctccactttgctgatcctcaacacaggggccccacaagggtgcgttctcagcaccctcctgtactccctgttcacccatgactgcgtggcaacGCAGGCCtataactcaatcatcaagtttgcagacaacatcacagtagtaggcctgattaccaacaatgatgagacagcctacagggaggaggtgagggccctggtggagtgctgccatgaaaataacctctccctcaatgtcaacaaaacaaaggagctgatcgtggacttcaggaaacagcagggggaacacgcccctatccacatcaacgggaccgcagtggagaaggtgaaaagcttacAGTTCCTCAGCGTACTCATCActaacaatctgaaatggtctacccacacagacagtgtggtgaagcaGATGCAACAgcatctcttcaacctcaggaggctgaagaaatttggcttggcccctaagaatctcacaaatttttacagatgcacaattgacagCATCCTGTCGCGCTGTATctccgcctggtacggcaactgcaccgcccgcaaccacagggctctccagagcgtgatgcggtctgcccaatgcatcatcgggggcaaactacctgccttcaTTTTGACAGCTATCTTTTTGAGATTTAATTTTTAAACAAAAGCTCTTTCTCTgagaaattgtattagtataatataatttcccccttttttgcatacaatatagctcagaatttgtattatttatttagtcttttttgctcatctttatcaagggtgtcaataatttgaGGTGACTGCATATAACTAAGACATTTTAGTTATttcgtttttatttatttgtaaacatatttattttaactttgacgttatggagtattttgtgtagatccgTGACAGCCGTTTaatgtcccatctgaaagacggcaccctacacatagcaatgtccccaatcactgccctggggcattgtgAAAagttttttagaccagaggaaagggtgcctcttACTGGCCTTTCAAcaacacttccagcagcatctggtctcccaagTTCTACAGTTTCATCAGAACGTTGCAACAACATTAATGTGAAAAATTCATTCCACATCATGTCTTGTTACTGTTGTCGAACCAATAAAGTCCCTGTTAGATGAACTACTGATCCATTCATAGCTgtttgtctgttggcaaggttagAGATactcacacacagtgcttttaacatacagtgccttcagaaagtattccacattttgttgtgttacagcctgaattcaaaatggagtCAATTGTCGTTGTTTTCACCCATCTACAGAAAATACTACAGGAACATTCAGTGTCGTCTAGGTAAGCAACAATAGTTGAACTTGATAGGTGGAAGCAATAGGGTGAATGCACGTTGAAGTAAATCTCAGTTAAAAGTCAATAGAACACTTTTGATCATAGTGATTGAGGAGTATCTTTAGAACAggttaatatgccccaccaacattagataACTATTCAGAATCAATGATGAccaacacagacatggtggcgtagcaggaagatcTGAATGCTGTGAGCCAAGAGGTTGCAAATTCAAACCCAGgtaaggacatgttgaataataattactgaataaatgaacatgcacaatgtcaTCATGTATGTCAAATACTGTATATAAGTttaggcctcctgagtggcgcagtgggtTAAGGCACTACATCGCATCGCAGTACTGAGGTGCCACTACAGCTATGACTAGGAgccccatagggtggcacacaattgaccgtccgggggagggtttggctggggggctttggctcatcgtgctctagcgtcTCTTTGTGGCGGGCCGGAGCGAAGCTGACTTGggttgtcagttgaacagtgtttcctctgacacgttgGTGTGGGTgacttccaggttaagcgagcagtgtgtcaagcaGCGCGGCTTGGTGGGACACGTTTTGGCGACGAGACAAGgtcgtaactaccaattgggtatctcaaaattgaggagaaaattgtgtaaaaaaaaataagtatgttaaaagcactgtgtgtgagtATCCCAAACAACGCCAACAGACAAAAAGAGCTGTGAAttgatcagtggttcaccaatcaagGAATTTATGGGCTTGGCAACAATAACAAGGTGTGATGTGTAATGAAACATAAACATTTGGGACCATCAGGCGTCATCCTGACAACTGATACACATTAATGTTCTTGCACTGTCCCATAaaatgtgtctagaacattaatattgaGAAAACATTGTAACTGTGCTCTAGATAAGTTCTgcttgacattaagggaatgttctcctaacttTAACACCAAAACGGTCTAAAACAGTTCTCAGAAGGTTTTTTGCTAACATAGATAGAATGTTCTCCTAACTAATGGAAAACTGGACGCTCAAAAATTAGGGGAACATTACAAAAACGTTCTCTCTTCCTATAATTGTTAGTTGGGTATCAGCTGACACTGCTTGTTTGTTGTGTGAAGGGTACACTGTCGTTGGATACGCCCTTTACTTCTACACCTACAGCACATGGAAGGGGCGGTCAGTGTACATGGAGGACCTCTATGTAATGCCTGACTTTAGAGGTAAATATGCATGTACACTTATTAGCCTACTGTACAACTATACTACAGTATCTGTACAACAGTATCTGTTagcctctctagggcaggtggcaccaaatcgtcccacctacgtaacagccagttgaatcctgtggcacgattttcaaataccttagaaatgctattacttcaatttctcaaacatatgactattttacagctatttaaagacaagactctcgttaatctaaccacactgtccgatttcaaaaaggctttacaacgaaagcaaaacattagattatgtcagcagagtacccagccagaaataatcagacacccatttttcaagctagcatataatgtcacaaaaacccagaagacagctaaatgcagcactaacctttgatgatcttcatcagatgacacacctaggacattatgttatacaatacatgcatgttttgttcaatcaagttcatatttatatcaaaaaccagctttttacattagcatgtgacgttcagaactagcataccccccgcaaacttccgatgaatttactaacaatttactaagttactcacgataaacgttcacaaaaagcgtaacaattattttaagaattatagatacagaactcctctatgcactcgatatgtccgattttaaaatagattttcggtgaaagcacattttgcaatattctaagtagatagcccggcatcacagggctagctatttagacacccaccaagtttagccttcaccaaagtcagatttactattagaaaagtttgattacctttcctgttctttgtcagaatgcactcccagaacttctacttcaataacaaatgtaggtttggtccaaaataatccatagttatgttccatcagcggcgttttgttcgtgcgttcaagaaactatcccaatggtaaataacggtcatgcgcacggcgcatttcgtgacaaaagatttctaaatatttcattaccgtacttcgaagcatgtcaaccgctgttttaaaatctatttttatgccatttttctcgtaaaaaagcgataatattccgaccgggaatctgaaattaggtaaacagccgaaagaaaatacagcacggggtcgaatcgggcacgcgcctaattcctttgtcctcttatcggccacttggcaaaggcgataatgtgtttcagcctgaggctgcctcgtcatcgttcaactttttcccgggctctgagagcctatggaagccgtaggaagtgtcacgttacagctaagatccccactcttcaataaacagagacaagaagaacgactccttgtcagacaggccacttcctgcatgaaaccttctcaggtttttgcctgccatatgagttctgttatactcacagacaccattcaaacagttttagaaactttagggtgttttctatccaaagccaataattatatgcatattctagttactgggcaggagtagtaaccaggttaaatcgggtacgttttttatccggccgtgtaaatactgccccctacccccaacaggttaagttcATAATTGAATCAGCCAGATGTTCTACCAGATGTATAGAAAGAAATGGAAAATTGGAAGAAATAAATGACACTTTGGGCTTTACATTTGGTGTTTAAACACGGGAATGATTTGAGAAAGTACTGCTGTTAGGCTAGAAATGCTCCACCTCATGTCTGTTTATTTTTCTCCCTGTAGGAAAAGGCATCGGAAAGGGACTGATGGCCAAAGTAGCTCAGGTTGGTTTCATGTTCCAATGTATGGCTGATCCCAACTGGAACTCCTCCATCTATCTACCACGTTCATAATTATGTATGACTGACACATGAATGACATTGTGTGATAAGAAGGTTCATTTATTGCCATTGAACCACATCCTCTGAATAGAAGTGATGCTGTGTTCTCTCTATGATTGATTAGTTGTGTATGGTTGCTTCTCTAGGTAGGGGTGGAGAAGCAGTGTGTGCGGCTGCAGTTATCTGTCCTAGAATGGAACAAACCATCACTAGATTTCTACATTGCCAAGGGTGCCGAGGACCTGACTGCCAAAGAAGGTTGGCACTTCTTACGGTTTGATGGACAAACCCTGGACACATTAGCTAAGGAAGCACCTAAAGATTAGAGCATTTTATAGGCCTGGGTCTAGTTTACTTCCGCCCATAACATCACACAGTGGGCAGGTTCATTTTGCATTGGTGGGTGGAAATTTCACTTTTCACTTTAGGACTAATGGAAACTCCGCTCAGCCGGAGCCCCGGGCGATGCAAAACAAACTCCCAGTCCTTCTTTATGTTTAATGTGCATTTAAATATAGTCaaacattattacatttttatatatatatatatatataagtttggacacacctactcattcaagctgtcatcaaggcaaacggtgaaTACTtcaaatttattttgatttgtttaacacttttttggttactccataatgtgttatttcatagttttgatgtcttcactattattctgcaatgtagaaaaaaataaagaaaaatcctggaatgagtggtactatgtactgtatgtgtataaatATAATTTGTTTAGGTTGATGTGTCCTCAAGCTGTATTAAACCTAAATCTATAATTCAGAAAATGTACATTCATAACTTGGAGGTACAGCAGTAGTTTTGCTGGCCGTGCAGGAAGTGGTGATATAGCAGATACATTGCACTAGCACATAGCCGGTTGAGCATTTGTCTGAACATTGTGAGCATATTAACCCTCTACCACTTGAGGGTGCCAAATAATTTAGGAAAACTCAATCAACTTTAGTTTTGCTAAATAATTAGTCATAACTTTATAGCAGCCTGCATATATAAATACAGACAATAAAAAAAGGTTTTACATAACAAATAAGTAATTTTTGTGAGGTAATCTTGACCTGATTTACATGTTAAAAATCATTTTCTGCCATAAAAATAGTAAGCCCTAAAACACATTTAGAACAAACATAGAGAGATGTACCATTGTTTCAACTACAAAATAAATATATTGCAATTAGGCTTTAATCGTCTCTACCCACTGGCCACatcgtcaattcaacatctaggtaccggagcaccaagtctagggacaaaaggctccttaacagcttcaaaacggtgcccacaaactgttagggcctacataaagctgtcccaacagcagagctttcttttcagcaccatggagtgaatccttaccaccactacacctggctatcagcggagcttTGTCTGTTAGCGAAACAGTtccttcagcctcatttactgcctttaaaaaaaaaacatggctgagttgctttaacaaatgtggtttctactgacaattgagatgtacaaactatggcataaggggacgatggGTGGATaaaaggcaatctgtaatttcgattaagacatttatgagcgagctaggacggacgtagtcaacgTAACTATTTGTTccgcacttttgaaatgtacagcgacagaattcagaacatgggccgttcttacagtattctccctgtacaccaagtcagaaccataggataaataaagggggcatttaagcagacaatgaaagcgcttacaatattcaatgattacatttctctaaaacaggctacaggctttatgtgcaccaccaagtcagaacagtaggctaagttatgaggagGGAAGGGACCAAGTTATTAGGTgagacacatgggctactaacagcttactactttcttagctacagtatacagttgaagtcggaagtttacatacaccttagccaaatacatttaaactcagtttttcacaattcctgacatttaatcctagtaaaaattccctgtcttaggtcagtttattttaagaatgtgaaatgtcagaataatagtagagtgatttatttcag comes from Salmo trutta chromosome 7, fSalTru1.1, whole genome shotgun sequence and encodes:
- the sat2b gene encoding diamine acetyltransferase 2b isoform X1, translated to MYFKVRAARKEDCKEISRMIMELAVYEKMPDQVKTSHEELERDGFSPNPFYECLIAEVPDEHRTKDGYTVVGYALYFYTYSTWKGRSVYMEDLYVMPDFRGKGIGKGLMAKVAQVGVEKQCVRLQLSVLEWNKPSLDFYIAKGAEDLTAKEGWHFLRFDGQTLDTLAKEAPKD
- the sat2b gene encoding diamine acetyltransferase 2b isoform X2 encodes the protein MYFKVRAARKEDCKEISRMIMELAVYEKMPDQVKTSHEELERDGFSPNPFYECLIAEVPDEHRTKDGKGIGKGLMAKVAQVGVEKQCVRLQLSVLEWNKPSLDFYIAKGAEDLTAKEGWHFLRFDGQTLDTLAKEAPKD